The stretch of DNA GGCTAGGTCGGCGTCCACGACGCTGATCCCCTTAGCTTGCAGATAGCGGGTTGCAGCGGTTTTACCGCTCCCTATGCCGCCGGTTATGCCAACGATATACATGATCAGCCCTAACTCTGCCCCTGTCGCTCTGTTAAGCGGGCAGGGTAACAGAATCAGCCCAGCAGTTGCAGGTAACTTTGGGTAATCCGGTCGCCATAGAGCAGGGCGATAAAACCGGCGATCGCCAGGTAGGGGCCAAAGGGGATTGGTGTAGCGCGGTCTCGTCCCTGAACAACCATCATCAGTATCCCCAGCACCGCACCCACCACCGAGGAGAGGAGAATGATCAATGGCAGGGATTGCCAGCCCATCCAGGCGCCCAGTGCGGCCAGCAGTTTGAAGTCGCCGTAGCCCATCCCCTCCTTTCCGGTCAGCAGCTTAAACAGCCAGAACACCGACCACAGGCTGAGATACCCGGCTGCCGCCCCGATTACGGCATCGTTGAGGTTGGTAAAAAGGCCAAAGCAGTTGGCAAGCAGTCCCAGCCAGAGCAGGGGGAGGGTGATGTTGTCGGGCAGTAGTTGATGATCGATATCGATCATGGTCAGCGAAACCAGGGACCAGACCAGCAGGCAGGCCAGTGCCAGGGGCCAGCCCAGGCCGAGCTCCCAGGCGAGCAGCAGGGTCAACAGGCCGGTGGCCAGTTCAACCAGCGGGTAACGCCGCGAGATAGGGGTTTTGCACTGGGAGCACTTGCCTCCCAGTAGCAGGTAGCTCACCAGGGGAATGTTTTCCCAGGGCTTGATCTCCTTGTCACACTGGGGGCAGTGGGAGTTGGGAGTGATCAGGTTAAAGCGGGGGGGGTGGCCATCATCGGCTAGGGCGACCTCCTGCTCGAGCAGCTCGGCACACTGCTGGCGCCATTCCCGCTGCAGCATGATCGGAATGCGGTAGATCACCACGTTAAGAAAGCTGCCTACGATCAAGCCCAACAGCAGGGCGCCGGGAAGGACGATGGCGGGGTGGGTAAAGGGTTGCAGATCCAGCATGGTGCTCAATATTGGTGTGACGCCAGGTACAGAGTGACGAAATAAAAAAGGGCCAGTCGATCCGGCCCCTTTTCAGGTGTGGTAATTAAACGGCCTGACCCAACTGGAATATCGGCAGGTACATGGCAACCACCAGTCCGCCAACCAATACACCCAGGACCGACATAATGAGCGGCTCCATCAGGCTGGTAAGGCCATCCACGGCATTGTCGACCTCCTCCTCATAGTAGGAGGCCACCTTGTCGAGCATCTCGTCCAGGGCGCCGGACTCCTCACCGATCGACACCATGGAGGTGGCCATGGGGGGAAAGAGGCCGGAAGCTTTCATGGCAAACTGCAGCTGTTGGCCGGTGGAGACATCCTCCTTGATACGATTGGTGGCGTCATAGAACACCACGTTACCGGCAGCACCGGCTACCGAGTCCAGGGCATCCACCAGGGGAACACCGGCGGCAAAGGTGGTGGCCAGCGTACGAGCAAAGCGGGCAACCGCGGCCTTGTAGAGAATATCCCCGATAACGGGGATTTTGAGTACAGCTCTGTCCTTGGCATCTCGTAGTGATTTTGATTTCTCCAGAGCCTTGCTAACAGCAAAACCAAACGCACCAGCCGTCAACAGAGCGTAAAACCACCACTCCTGCACAAACTCCGATATGCCGACAACAAACTGGGTAAAAGCGGGAAGCTCGGCGCCAAAGCTTTGGAACACGTCTTCAAACTGGGGAACCACTTTGATCAGCAGAATACCGGTCACCACGACCGCGACGCAGATGACGGCAATGGGGTATTTCATCGCCTTTTTGATCTTGGCCTTGAGTTGCTCGGTTTTTTCCTTGTAGGTAGCGATTCGGTCCAGCAGGGTTTCCAGGGCACCAGACTGCTCACCCGACTCAACGAGGTTGCAGTAGAGGTCATCAAAGTATTCGGGACGTTTGCGCAGGGCATCCGCCAGACTGGAGCCCCCGGACACCCCGTTCTTGACGTCGTTGATCAGGTTTTTCATATTGGGGTTGTTGACCCCGTCGGCGTTGATCTCAAAGGCCTGGATAAGGGGGACCCCCGCCTTCATCATGGTGGCTAGCTGGCGAGAGAAGACGGCGATATCCATGGGGGTGATCTTTTTACCACCACTACCAAAGCTCATCCCTTTTTTGCGAACCTTGGTCGGGTTGATCCCCTGCTTTCTAAGCTCAGCTTTCACCAGTGCTGGGGATGAACCAGAGGTTTCCCCCTTGGTTTTGCGCCCCTGCTTGTCCTTGCCTTCCCATAAAAAGACGACACTTTTTGCTGCTTGTTCTGCCATGGTACTGTCCTGATGTTGGGCGCCTGCGCTCTTTGTTATCGGGTAGCTTAGCAGGCGGATCAACGAATTCCCTGAGTGTAACCTACTTTTTTGACCGGATTGTACCGGCAACGGCCTGGTTTATGTTGTATCTGCCAACTGGGTCATGATCGCTAGCGCCGCTGCCAGGGAGGCGGCCGTTTACTCCTTGGTAACCCGGTTAACCTCCTCCAGACTGGTGACCCCCTGCAGCGCCTTCAGCAAGCCAGAGGTACGGAGGTCTTTGAAACCTTCCTTTTTAGCCTGCTCGGCAATCTGTATGGC from Aestuariirhabdus litorea encodes:
- a CDS encoding prepilin peptidase, whose protein sequence is MLDLQPFTHPAIVLPGALLLGLIVGSFLNVVIYRIPIMLQREWRQQCAELLEQEVALADDGHPPRFNLITPNSHCPQCDKEIKPWENIPLVSYLLLGGKCSQCKTPISRRYPLVELATGLLTLLLAWELGLGWPLALACLLVWSLVSLTMIDIDHQLLPDNITLPLLWLGLLANCFGLFTNLNDAVIGAAAGYLSLWSVFWLFKLLTGKEGMGYGDFKLLAALGAWMGWQSLPLIILLSSVVGAVLGILMMVVQGRDRATPIPFGPYLAIAGFIALLYGDRITQSYLQLLG
- a CDS encoding type II secretion system F family protein gives rise to the protein MAEQAAKSVVFLWEGKDKQGRKTKGETSGSSPALVKAELRKQGINPTKVRKKGMSFGSGGKKITPMDIAVFSRQLATMMKAGVPLIQAFEINADGVNNPNMKNLINDVKNGVSGGSSLADALRKRPEYFDDLYCNLVESGEQSGALETLLDRIATYKEKTEQLKAKIKKAMKYPIAVICVAVVVTGILLIKVVPQFEDVFQSFGAELPAFTQFVVGISEFVQEWWFYALLTAGAFGFAVSKALEKSKSLRDAKDRAVLKIPVIGDILYKAAVARFARTLATTFAAGVPLVDALDSVAGAAGNVVFYDATNRIKEDVSTGQQLQFAMKASGLFPPMATSMVSIGEESGALDEMLDKVASYYEEEVDNAVDGLTSLMEPLIMSVLGVLVGGLVVAMYLPIFQLGQAV